In the Cydia amplana chromosome 14, ilCydAmpl1.1, whole genome shotgun sequence genome, one interval contains:
- the LOC134653809 gene encoding uncharacterized protein LOC134653809, translating to MTYMKISQCKQYGGQRKCNFKRGDNVLVKSFFKNGTKHTWKRGTIENKVGSRMFIVKITDLNIKVKKHVDQLLHYKGCDDTDESDCEGGVPTLQHDDDSQDDNVEEVQTDVPLPEEQEAVELAEGGVPNSHDTSPDTSFESVASSVSSPQRDRQPLEEDTDIIMSSDSPLEVMEADDHGVEPDAPTEGHGLDDLDTRRQRPIRSTRNKDVNYKI from the exons ATGACATACATGAAG ATCtcacaatgtaaacaatacggcgGGCAgagaaaatgtaattttaaacgAGGTGATAATGTTTTAGtaaaatcattttttaagaATGGTACAAAGCATACATGGAAAAGAGGtactattgaaaataaagtgggATCCAGAATGTTTATCGTAAAAATAACGGacttgaatataaaagtaaagaaACACGTCGATcaattgttacattacaaaggcTGTGACGACACCGACGAGTCTGATTGCGAAGGCGGCGTGCCGACATTACAACACGATGACGACTCCCAAGACGACAACGTCGAGGAGGTGCAAACCGATGTACCTCTGCCTGAAGAGCAAGAAGCTGTCGAGCTGGCGGAGGGCGGCGTGCCGAATTCCCACGACACGTCACCGGACACGTCTTTCGAGAGTGTCGCTTCATCTGTCAGCTCTCCGCAGAGAGACAGACAACCATTAGAAGAGGACACAGATATAATAATGTCGTCAGATAGTCCGTTGGAGGTTATGGAGGCGGACGACCACGGTGTTGAGCCTGACGCTCCAACTGAAGGTCATGGCCTTGACGACCTTGACACTAGGCGGCAACGGCCGATAAGAAGTACTAGGAACAAGGACgttaattataaaatttaa